The Paramicrobacterium fandaimingii DNA segment GGCCGGCTCTCCGCCGTCGATAGCTCTTTTGGCCTGAGTTACACACAACTGGACGTAGACGTCTGTGACGCACTGGATCTTTCAGGCCCGGCGGTTTCTGACGAGCTGATCGTCGAAGATAAGGCGACCGGCCATTTATACGTGGTTGAGAACGGTGCGTTTAATCCTGTAGATGACAACGCGGCAAAGAATCGCTCCAAACAGGGCAGTGGCAACGTGATACTGACGCTCGACCCGCGAACGATTTCTACATACGCCACCTGACGAGTACATAGCCAGTTGCGTTCGGAGATTCCTCAAGAAACCTTACGTAGACTAACCGTGGGTAAACGTTAGGGGAACTGTGTCGACAAGTCTGTCAGCGAACAGGTCACGGATTAAGTTTGATGCTGCATCGAGCGGCGGTTCCGCCGTGGACTTCAGATTTGATGGACACAGAGTTTGGTCGACTGTCCTGCCCGATACGGTCGAAGGCGAACATACGAAGGTATTCTGGCCTCGAGCTCTCAGGCCGTATCTCTCTGGTAAAACGACTCTGGACATTGTTGATTCAGCGAGTGGTGTGTCCCTCGCCACCCAGGAGGTTCGCTTCTCGCAGAGCAGAGAACGTGTCTCTGTTTGTGATTCGAGGGGACGCTGGCTGGCTATCAACAAATGGAATCGTCTTGGCTCAAGCTTCGAGGGTGATGATACCGGTGTGCAGGAGCGGCTGCTCGAGAGCGCCGAGAGGCTGGTAGAAACACTGAATGAGTATGGATATCCCGTTTATATCGTCGGTGGGACGCTCCTCGGAGCTATGCGAGATGGGCGCCTGATGCCCCATGATGACGACATTGATCTAGCGTTTCTCTGCGACGAGAAGAGCCCCATTGATATTGGGTTAGAGAGCATGAGGATGCAACGTGAGCTTGAACGGGAAGGGTACTTTCCTGTCAGACACAGTCATACTCACCTGCAGGTCACGTTCTTTCGAGAGGACGGGTCAACTGATCACTACATCGATATCTTTACGGGATTTCTCGAGGAAGATCTCGATGGAACACCGCTCTATTCGCAGCCCTTTGCACTAAGAGGCCCTGAGGTCACACGCGAAGACTTACTGCCTGTGCAGAATATGGAAATTGATGGGCACATTCTTCCGGCTCCGGCGAACCCCGAAGCATGGCTCGCGTATGCATACGGAGAAAATTGGAGGATCCCCGATCCATCATTCGTCTTCGAAACCCCGAGCAGCACCGGGCGTCGCTTCAACAATTGGTTTGGAGTGTTCAACAAGAAACGCGTGTATTGGGAAAAGAACTTCGAGAAACAGTCGCGACGGCGAGTAGCGCTCAAGCGTGAGCCTTCGGCGGTCAAGTTCCTAGGGCTAATTCCACCGTCTTCAAATGTTGTCGACTTAGGTTGCGGAGATGGCTCGGTCACCCAGCAGATTGCGAACGCCGGTCACAGG contains these protein-coding regions:
- a CDS encoding LicD family protein; translation: MSLATQEVRFSQSRERVSVCDSRGRWLAINKWNRLGSSFEGDDTGVQERLLESAERLVETLNEYGYPVYIVGGTLLGAMRDGRLMPHDDDIDLAFLCDEKSPIDIGLESMRMQRELEREGYFPVRHSHTHLQVTFFREDGSTDHYIDIFTGFLEEDLDGTPLYSQPFALRGPEVTREDLLPVQNMEIDGHILPAPANPEAWLAYAYGENWRIPDPSFVFETPSSTGRRFNNWFGVFNKKRVYWEKNFEKQSRRRVALKREPSAVKFLGLIPPSSNVVDLGCGDGSVTQQIANAGHRVIGVDYSYEALRLARAESSHDIEYRYVNMNDRRALLEFAVELIKTRKVWYFYMGDSIQGITRADRRNVYLFIREVLRGPAFAFMAFDTNLPEAYTHADPTTWHYPIPSAKREAKRFGLKARVVAEGGTRESEWGTRTRAAVTVRKKKTRIDLRSTREY